AGGTTAGCTGGTTGCCTTATAAATTAATTGACGGCAAGATAGCCCCGTTAACATTTACCGCCGAAGAAGTCATGAAGCGCCTCAAGGAGGACAAGATAAAATTCATCGACCTCCAGTTCACCGGCCTCTTTGGCAGGTTCCACCACACCACGATGGACGCCAAGATGTTCCGCATCGAGGATTTCGCAGACGGCCTCCCCAAGGTCGACGGCTCTTCGATCCGCGGCTTTACCGAGATCCACGAATCAGACCTCATAATCAGGCCTGACCCGGCAACCTACGCGACCATCCCGTGGATAGAGCAGGCCCCCACCGCAAGGCTCATCTGCGACATTTTGAGCGGGGGGTCAAAGCGCGACATTTTCCCCCGCGACCCCCGCGGCCTTGCGAAAAAGGCGGAAAGATACTGCGGCGAGCAGGGCTACGACACCTCGTACTGGGGCCCGGAAGTCGAGTTTTTCGTGTTTGACAAGCTGGAGGTAAACACGATGACGCCGTACCAGGGGCAGAGCTACCATATCACGTCAAGGGAGGCTCCGTGGTCAAGCGACAACGTCGGCTACGCCCTGCGCCTGAAGGACGGATACCTGCCGAGCGCGCCCGGCGACACGCTCATGGAATACCGCAACCAGTGCGTCGACGTGCTTACCAACAACTTTGGGATTGTCTGCGACGCGCACCACCACGAGGTGGCCACAGCCGGCCAGTGCGAGATAGACATTCGCTTTGACACCCTTGTGAACGCGGCTGACAGCGTCCAGAGCTACAAGTACATAGTCAAGAACATCGCGCAAAAGCGCAACATGATGGCGACGATGATGCCAAAGCCGATTGCGCTTGACAACGGCTCGGGCATGCACGTAAACGTCAGCCTCTGGAACAAGGGCAAGAACCTCTTTTACGACCCGGACGACGATTACGCTGAAATGTCGCAGACTGCGCGCTATTTCGGCGGAGGCATCATGGAGCACGCGCAGGCCCTTGCCTCCATAGTCGCGCCCACCACCAACTCGTACCGCAGGCTCGTGCCCGGCTACGAGGCGCCCGTGTACGTGGCGTGGAGCACCGGCAACCGCTCTGCAATAATCAGGATCCCGGCGCACTACAAGGGACAGAAATTCTCTGCAATGAAGAGGATAGAGTTCCGCGCGCCGGACCCCTCGTGCAACCCGTACCTTGCGTTCTGCGCTATTATGGCCGCCGGCCTTGACGGCATCAGGAAAAAGCGCGACATCGGCGACCCGGTGAAGGAGGACATTTTCAAGATGACCCCAAAGCGCAGGCGCGAGCTTGGCATAACGCAGCTGCCGGCGTCGCTGCGCCAGGCGTACGAGGCGCTTGAAAGCGACAGCGCGTTCCTCAAGCCGATACTTGACGACGAGACGATTGAAAAGATAATCGAGCACGAGGAGAGGGAGAACGTAGAGGTCTCGGTGAGGCCCCACCCCCACGAGTTTGCTCTGTACGCCGACGTCTAGCTGCACACTCACCTCAAGGGAGCCCCCAAAGTGCATCCCAGAGATGAAGGCGCGCATGAGACGCGCCAAAAATCCCTCCAAAAACAAGCGATAAGAAAACGCCGCGCCAATACATAGTGTGAAACAACACGCCACGCTCTCAGCCGCCGCGATTGCGCCTATTCTCCTTTTTGCCGGCCTTGCATCGCAGGCGGCATACGCAAACCAGATGGACGCGCTCTTGCTTCCCGCGCAGGACAGCTCGCAGCTGCACCTTACCGCATTCCGCACGATAGAACTGCGCTACCCCGAAGGGAGCCCGCTTGCCAGCATGCTTGCCGATAAAAGCGAGAGGCTGGAATTTTCCGTGCAGGGCAATGACGCGCAGGCCGTGGTCGACGCGCTGAACAGGGCGGCGCGGGAGAGATCAAGCCCGCTTGTGCTTGAGAACGGGACGGTGGATTATGTGGCAACGCTAAAGGGCTATCCTGACAGGGCGCAGATCTCGTACAAGGTAGACGTCAAGGCGCAGATGTCAAAGTACGTGCTGCAAAAAGAGCAGGACAAAGAGCCTGCAATCCTCGACCTTGCGTGGCGCAGCCTGTCCGTGCAGGGCCCGGTCGTCGTGGCCGCTGCAGGACATGGCGAGGAAATAAACATCAACCAGCCGGCGGGCGCGCTCGACGCGATGGTGCCCGGGCTTGCAGACAAGCTGCTGATGGCAGCGGGTGCAGGCAAAAAAATAATGCAGGACTCCATACTCGACTTTGGCCGGTTCAACCTGCCTATGCAGCAGTGGCACTTCCTCTTTGACGTGACAGGCGAGCAGCTCAAGAACTATGGCGTGTTCAGGCCGGGCGAGGGCGCAACGGTGTCGGTATACTCGATAGGCGAGAGCAGCTTCCGCGAAGGCAGGTACGTGCCGGAAGAGATGGACGCCACCATTGACGTGGACGGCGCGCAGGTAAAGGTGCACGCAAGCACGCCCCCGCCGAGCGGGCAGGTGAGCGTCGCCGGCTATGCCAAGGCCGAGGAGCAGAACGGCGTCGAGTACGTGACTGCAAGCAGCAAGCATACAGAGATGCCGGCGCTTGACTTTCAGCTGCAGGTGCTGATGGCGCTTGGAGGCATGATGGGCGCAATAGCGGTGTTTGTGCTGATAAAAGCGCGGCGCTAATTAGTACTTCCACTCGGAAGCGATGCCGTTCCACCACGCCCGGTACGGCCGGGCGTCGGCGCCTATCTCGCCCTGTATGCGGTTTTCAATCGCAAAAAACATGTTTTCCATCGCGTCTGCGCCGCCGTCGGCGGCAAGCTCCCTGCCTATTTCGGCGATGCGCTCTTTTTTGCTTGCAACGTCGGAACTTGCAGACGGGTTCTGGATGCAGAATGTCAGCAAATCGTACAGCTCTTCTTCAAGGTAGGCGTCCAAACTACTATATCAGTCCACCCTTTTTATGATGTGGTAGCCAAACTCGGTCTTGACCGGCCCTGACATCTGTCCCTTTTCCAGCTTGAACGCCGCCTCTTCAAACGGCTTGACCATCATGCCCCTTGTAAAGTAGCCAAGGTCGCCGCCGCGCTTGCCAGATCCCCTGTCCTGCGACAGCTCTTGCGCCAGCCTGGAAAAGCTCTCGCCCTTTTTCAGCCGCTCAAGGACGGCAAGGGCCTCGCTCTGCTTCTGGACAAGTATGTGTGAACACTTGATCTTGTTTGACATGGCAGCAGGAAACAGGCGCAGGGCGAGAATTAACCTTTGCGACCTGCTTGTTTCAGAAACTATATTACATAATACTTTTAAGAAATTTTCCTCATAGGCACACCGGTATCAATTATTGCATGAAGGGAGCTTGCCGCCTGCTGCAGCAGGACTTGCCATAGGGATAGGGCTCATAGTTTTGTTTGCAGTTTTTGCCCCCTCGATGCCTTTGAAAAATCCAAACGCCGGCTTTCTGGCATTTGCCGATTGCTCGCAGCCGCTGGCAGTCGCTTCAGGCCAAACAGGGCAAACCCAACTGAAGGAAAGAACGTGGATCTCGGTGGCCAAGCTTTCTGCTTTACCAAAGGTCGGCAAAGTAAAGTGCACGGCCATCTCGCAGGAGCTCCTTGCCAAGTTCCCGGTACTTAAGGAAGCCCTGAAAGGAGCTGACGGGTGCGCTGACGGCACAGAGGTTTGTGAAGTATCCTATGGCATGTCGTCGTCGCTGATGGATACGAGTTTGGGAATTTCTGTACCAGATAGAGAAGATTATGAACTGTCCGTAACAAAAGCTGAAGCGGAGGCGATCGCAGGAGAATTGGGAATTTCAGAACCAAGGAGAGCCATTCTGTCTTACAACGACAGCCTGTACGTATTGTATTTGCGCAGCGCAGGCACCCAAGACGTTAGCGCGCAGATGGAATCAAAGTTTGTCGAACCAGTAAGCTTTGTACCCGTTCCACTTGAAAAAGGCCGGTCGCTAAACTATACCCTGACAATAAAGACATGGGCCACGTACGGCGGGCCGGTGGAGATCGACCTCAATGCCACTGCATCTGCAAGGGATTCTGGCCTTGACGCAAGATTCGAGCCCTCAAGATTGGTCATACCTGAAAGGAGCGAAGCCTCGACGAGACTTGTGATCAGGGCGGGCGAGGATGCAAAAGACGGCGTGTACCGCATAAGGATTGGAGGCAGCATCAACCATTCTTTGATCTTGCAGGATTCACCGTGCAAGTATGGCAGCGGGTGCCCGATCGTGAAAATA
The sequence above is drawn from the Nitrososphaera viennensis EN76 genome and encodes:
- a CDS encoding cupredoxin domain-containing protein, whose amino-acid sequence is MPPAAAGLAIGIGLIVLFAVFAPSMPLKNPNAGFLAFADCSQPLAVASGQTGQTQLKERTWISVAKLSALPKVGKVKCTAISQELLAKFPVLKEALKGADGCADGTEVCEVSYGMSSSLMDTSLGISVPDREDYELSVTKAEAEAIAGELGISEPRRAILSYNDSLYVLYLRSAGTQDVSAQMESKFVEPVSFVPVPLEKGRSLNYTLTIKTWATYGGPVEIDLNATASARDSGLDARFEPSRLVIPERSEASTRLVIRAGEDAKDGVYRIRIGGSINHSLILQDSPCKYGSGCPIVKIGASEWGIENYGSDQYIGLGGRQPPEWLKATVETDKDAYSAGEDVKISAHLANEGAQAITLDNDTRLILTIYDDSNKYNENVYTIDSYIFGLKEPIVVEPGSKILLARAFQWDQKTFGFGVAPHDVEQGRYSIGMSFAGYNASVFHTETQFRIGLGSISKVPGAGNGGTDSNSGYNGTMIIIPRGLNGAEASSPPFYEPEEAHVKAGEEIRWKNEDGALHTATSSTPSSEDTGKLFDTDIIPPNRFSHPVVIKDPGEYSYFCQLHPWMSGKIIIVEPRATE
- a CDS encoding peptidylprolyl isomerase — encoded protein: MSNKIKCSHILVQKQSEALAVLERLKKGESFSRLAQELSQDRGSGKRGGDLGYFTRGMMVKPFEEAAFKLEKGQMSGPVKTEFGYHIIKRVD
- the glnA gene encoding type I glutamate--ammonia ligase, with product MKRLKEDKIKFIDLQFTGLFGRFHHTTMDAKMFRIEDFADGLPKVDGSSIRGFTEIHESDLIIRPDPATYATIPWIEQAPTARLICDILSGGSKRDIFPRDPRGLAKKAERYCGEQGYDTSYWGPEVEFFVFDKLEVNTMTPYQGQSYHITSREAPWSSDNVGYALRLKDGYLPSAPGDTLMEYRNQCVDVLTNNFGIVCDAHHHEVATAGQCEIDIRFDTLVNAADSVQSYKYIVKNIAQKRNMMATMMPKPIALDNGSGMHVNVSLWNKGKNLFYDPDDDYAEMSQTARYFGGGIMEHAQALASIVAPTTNSYRRLVPGYEAPVYVAWSTGNRSAIIRIPAHYKGQKFSAMKRIEFRAPDPSCNPYLAFCAIMAAGLDGIRKKRDIGDPVKEDIFKMTPKRRRELGITQLPASLRQAYEALESDSAFLKPILDDETIEKIIEHEERENVEVSVRPHPHEFALYADV